The following are encoded together in the Bacillus sp. NP157 genome:
- the ybgC gene encoding tol-pal system-associated acyl-CoA thioesterase, translated as MSLFAWPVRVYWEDTDAGGVVYHASYVRFMERARTEWLRAQGIDQLALRESIGLGFVVREMHLDFLRAARLDDELLVSVTVKERRSASMLFGQEIVRGDTTLLRATVRVACVNLDTMRPAQIPPDLFPSEFPFT; from the coding sequence ATGAGCCTGTTTGCATGGCCCGTGCGGGTCTACTGGGAGGACACCGATGCGGGTGGGGTGGTCTACCACGCCAGCTACGTGCGTTTCATGGAGCGGGCCCGGACCGAGTGGCTGCGGGCCCAGGGGATCGACCAGCTGGCCCTGCGCGAATCCATCGGCCTGGGCTTCGTGGTCCGCGAAATGCACCTGGACTTCCTGCGCGCGGCCCGTCTGGATGATGAACTCCTGGTCAGCGTAACCGTCAAAGAACGTCGTTCAGCAAGTATGCTGTTCGGTCAGGAGATCGTGCGGGGGGATACCACGCTGTTGCGCGCCACGGTGCGCGTCGCGTGCGTCAACCTCGATACGATGCGCCCGGCCCAGATCCCCCCGGATCTGTTCCCCTCCGAATTCCCCTTTACCTAA
- the tolB gene encoding Tol-Pal system beta propeller repeat protein TolB, giving the protein MRKTIFRFAAALVALAALVAGPAAAQSLNVEIAKGVATATPIAVVPFAQAGGAPLPTDVADVIRADFNRSGKFRSLDKADIVETPSQGSDIKFATWRLLKQDYLTIGRMSDAGGGMVKVDYELWDVNRQQSLLAQSFTAPAGDLRGVAHQIADQIYEKITGVRGAFWTRIAYVTAVGTGNNSTYSLIVADSDGFNPQVVARSRESLLSPAWSPDGNKLAYVSFESGNSAVYVQNISTGSRSLVASHPKGINSAPAWSPDGSKLAVSLSYVGNPEIFIIDVASRTETRVTNNFAIDTEPTFTPDGQSLIFTSDRSGKPQLYQTSISGGNAQRLTFQGGFNASASVSFDGKQIAMVQGNGNVYRIAILDRSLGGQVRFVSPGNVDDSPSFAPNASMLLYAASQGTRGVLYAVSADGLVRQRLVLSDGDVREPSWGPYRQR; this is encoded by the coding sequence ATGCGCAAGACGATATTCCGATTCGCCGCCGCCCTCGTGGCGCTGGCCGCCCTCGTGGCCGGCCCTGCCGCCGCCCAGTCGCTCAACGTGGAAATCGCCAAGGGCGTAGCCACGGCGACGCCGATCGCCGTCGTGCCCTTTGCCCAGGCGGGCGGGGCGCCCCTGCCGACCGACGTCGCGGACGTCATCCGCGCCGATTTCAACCGCTCGGGCAAGTTCCGCTCGCTGGACAAGGCCGACATCGTCGAGACCCCGTCGCAGGGTTCGGACATCAAGTTCGCGACCTGGCGCCTGCTCAAGCAGGATTACCTGACCATCGGCCGCATGAGCGATGCCGGTGGCGGCATGGTCAAGGTCGACTACGAACTGTGGGACGTGAACCGCCAGCAGAGCCTGCTGGCCCAGTCGTTCACGGCCCCGGCCGGTGACCTGCGTGGCGTGGCCCACCAGATCGCCGACCAGATCTACGAAAAGATCACCGGCGTCCGTGGCGCGTTCTGGACCCGCATCGCCTATGTCACGGCGGTGGGGACCGGCAACAACTCCACTTATTCGCTGATCGTCGCCGATTCGGACGGCTTCAACCCGCAGGTCGTGGCCCGCTCGCGCGAGTCGCTGCTGTCGCCGGCGTGGTCGCCGGACGGCAACAAGCTGGCTTACGTGTCGTTCGAAAGCGGCAATTCGGCCGTGTATGTGCAGAACATCTCCACCGGCTCGCGTAGCCTCGTGGCTTCGCACCCCAAGGGCATCAACTCCGCCCCGGCCTGGTCGCCGGACGGCAGCAAGCTCGCAGTGAGCCTGTCCTACGTGGGTAACCCGGAGATCTTCATCATCGACGTTGCCAGCCGTACCGAAACGCGGGTGACCAACAACTTCGCGATCGATACCGAGCCGACCTTCACCCCGGACGGCCAGAGCCTGATCTTCACCTCGGATCGCTCGGGCAAGCCGCAGCTGTACCAGACCTCGATCTCGGGCGGCAACGCCCAGCGCCTCACCTTCCAGGGCGGCTTCAACGCCAGCGCCTCGGTCAGCTTCGACGGCAAGCAGATTGCGATGGTGCAGGGCAACGGGAACGTGTATCGTATCGCCATCTTGGACCGTAGTCTGGGCGGGCAGGTGCGCTTCGTTTCCCCCGGTAACGTGGACGATTCGCCCAGCTTCGCGCCCAACGCCAGCATGCTGCTCTATGCGGCATCGCAGGGTACGCGCGGCGTCCTTTATGCGGTTTCGGCGGACGGCCTTGTGCGCCAGCGTCTCGTCCTTTCGGATGGTGACGTGCGCGAGCCGTCGTGGGGACCTTATCGACAGCGTTGA
- a CDS encoding potassium transporter Kup — translation MSHADELRNAHGKKLATLALGAIGIVFGDIGTSPLYTMKETLGTHGMTPQPAAVLGVLSLIFWSLLMVISLKYVTFVMRADNKGEGGIMALMALAQRSVSGSPRSRWVLAAIGIFGASLFYGDGVITPAMSVLSAVEGLEVAAPTLDTYVLPICLVILFILFAIQRHGTDLVGKAFAPVMCVWFLVLAALGLNQIMQHPQVLLALNPMYAVKFFTEHGKQAFIALGGVVLALTGGEALYADMGHFGKKPIRLAWFFFVLPALLINYFGQGALLLHDQTAIENPFYKLVPENLLYPMIALSTAAAVIASQAVISGAFSMTREAMSLGYSPRMAVVHTSREMSGQIFVPWINRLLFVLVILAVLGFRSSNNLGAAYGIAVTGTMTMTTLLALVVAKRRWNWHWSAVIAVGVIFLITDLSFFGANALKIAHGGWFPLVLGVVIFTMMTTWRRGRDLVVREIKQSGLALEPFVANIADHPPLIVPGTAVFLTANQNSVPHAMLHNLKHNKVLHERNVLLTVEMLETPVADYDERMEVIEYGGGFFGLQLRYGFAEDPNIPLSLERASTHGLDFDMMDTTFFLSRETIVADARRPGMALWRDKLFAFLARNALPATAFFQIPGNRLIELGAQVEI, via the coding sequence ATGAGCCACGCCGACGAATTGCGCAACGCGCACGGCAAGAAACTGGCGACGCTGGCGCTTGGCGCGATCGGCATCGTCTTCGGTGACATCGGCACCAGCCCGCTGTACACCATGAAGGAAACCCTGGGCACGCACGGCATGACGCCGCAGCCCGCGGCCGTGCTCGGCGTGCTGTCGCTGATCTTCTGGTCGCTGCTGATGGTGATCTCGCTCAAGTACGTCACCTTCGTGATGCGCGCGGACAACAAGGGCGAGGGCGGCATCATGGCGCTGATGGCCCTGGCCCAGCGCAGCGTCAGCGGCTCGCCGCGCAGCCGTTGGGTGCTCGCGGCGATCGGTATCTTCGGCGCATCGCTGTTCTACGGCGACGGCGTGATCACCCCGGCCATGTCGGTGCTCTCCGCGGTGGAAGGCCTGGAGGTGGCCGCGCCGACGCTGGACACCTACGTGCTGCCGATCTGCCTGGTGATCCTGTTCATCCTGTTCGCGATCCAGCGCCACGGCACCGACCTGGTCGGCAAGGCCTTCGCGCCGGTGATGTGCGTGTGGTTCCTCGTGCTGGCCGCGCTGGGCCTCAACCAGATCATGCAGCACCCGCAGGTGCTGCTGGCGTTGAACCCGATGTACGCGGTGAAGTTCTTCACCGAGCACGGCAAGCAGGCCTTCATCGCGCTCGGTGGCGTGGTGCTGGCGCTCACCGGCGGCGAAGCGCTGTACGCCGACATGGGCCACTTCGGCAAGAAGCCGATCCGCCTGGCCTGGTTCTTCTTCGTGCTGCCGGCGCTGCTGATCAATTATTTCGGCCAGGGTGCGCTGCTGCTGCACGACCAGACCGCGATCGAAAACCCGTTCTACAAGCTGGTCCCGGAAAACCTGCTCTATCCGATGATCGCGCTGTCCACGGCGGCAGCGGTGATCGCCTCGCAGGCGGTGATCTCGGGCGCGTTCTCGATGACCCGCGAAGCGATGTCGCTGGGCTATTCGCCGCGCATGGCCGTCGTGCACACCTCGCGCGAGATGTCCGGGCAGATCTTCGTGCCGTGGATCAACCGCCTGCTGTTCGTGCTGGTGATCCTGGCCGTGCTGGGCTTCCGCTCGTCGAACAACCTGGGCGCCGCCTACGGCATCGCCGTGACCGGCACCATGACCATGACCACGCTGCTGGCGCTGGTGGTGGCCAAGCGCCGCTGGAACTGGCACTGGTCGGCGGTGATCGCCGTCGGCGTCATCTTCCTCATCACCGACCTGTCGTTCTTCGGCGCCAACGCGCTGAAAATCGCCCACGGCGGCTGGTTCCCGCTGGTGCTCGGCGTGGTGATCTTCACCATGATGACCACCTGGCGGCGGGGCAGGGACCTGGTGGTGCGCGAGATCAAGCAGTCGGGCCTGGCGCTGGAGCCCTTCGTGGCCAACATCGCCGACCACCCGCCGCTGATCGTCCCGGGTACCGCGGTGTTCCTCACCGCGAACCAGAACTCGGTGCCGCACGCGATGCTGCACAACCTCAAGCACAACAAGGTGCTGCACGAGCGCAACGTGCTGCTCACCGTGGAGATGCTCGAGACCCCGGTCGCCGATTACGACGAACGGATGGAAGTGATCGAGTACGGCGGCGGCTTCTTCGGCCTGCAGCTGCGCTACGGCTTCGCCGAGGATCCGAACATCCCGTTGTCGCTGGAGCGGGCCAGTACCCACGGCCTCGACTTCGACATGATGGACACGACGTTCTTCCTGTCGCGCGAGACCATCGTCGCCGATGCCCGGCGCCCGGGCATGGCGCTGTGGCGCGACAAGCTGTTCGCGTTCCTGGCACGCAACGCGCTACCGGCGACGGCGTTCTTCCAGATCCCCGGCAACCGCCTGATCGAGCTCGGCGCGCAAGTCGAGATCTAG
- a CDS encoding cell envelope integrity protein TolA, whose product MENRNGTPVAVFWAAVLHLGIAAFLWLAITSCTFWEEWGDKLGIPREWNPLKCEAPILLPGQPIEAVLIGPTGAPPPKHTQKPVPNTVPPPPAQPTPTPPQPEKPKVETLPPPPKTPAPKDQEKIVDDAVQKAEDAKKVQEEQQRQRQSELDAQEEKRKEKQKQIDDIFKQLDAAKSNTKQADTKKKQAEQQLKDLANAKDDGREDLPFAEKPQTGQNGKDDSKQAAYIAAIQNAVTQNWLRPENIGTGACIVHVVQIPGGQVLSAKVDSSCPFDGPGRASLENAVLRAQPLPYQGFEDVFKRDLTFTFRP is encoded by the coding sequence ATGGAAAACCGTAACGGCACGCCTGTCGCGGTCTTCTGGGCCGCGGTCCTGCACCTTGGCATCGCGGCCTTCCTCTGGCTCGCGATCACCTCGTGCACGTTCTGGGAAGAGTGGGGCGACAAGCTCGGGATCCCCCGTGAGTGGAATCCGCTGAAGTGCGAGGCACCGATCCTGCTCCCGGGCCAGCCGATCGAGGCCGTGCTGATCGGGCCGACCGGCGCGCCGCCGCCCAAGCACACGCAGAAGCCGGTGCCCAATACCGTGCCGCCGCCGCCCGCCCAGCCGACGCCCACCCCGCCCCAGCCGGAGAAGCCCAAGGTCGAGACCTTGCCGCCTCCGCCGAAGACGCCTGCGCCCAAGGATCAGGAAAAGATCGTCGACGATGCCGTGCAGAAGGCCGAGGACGCCAAGAAGGTGCAGGAAGAGCAGCAGCGCCAGCGCCAGTCCGAACTCGATGCCCAGGAAGAGAAGCGCAAGGAAAAGCAGAAGCAGATCGACGACATCTTCAAGCAGCTGGACGCCGCCAAGTCGAATACGAAGCAGGCGGACACCAAGAAGAAGCAGGCTGAGCAGCAGCTCAAGGACCTGGCCAATGCCAAGGACGACGGTCGGGAAGACCTGCCGTTCGCGGAGAAGCCGCAGACGGGCCAGAACGGCAAGGACGACAGCAAGCAGGCCGCCTACATCGCGGCCATCCAGAACGCCGTGACCCAGAACTGGTTGCGTCCGGAAAACATCGGCACTGGCGCCTGCATCGTCCACGTCGTCCAGATCCCTGGCGGCCAGGTGCTCAGCGCGAAGGTCGACTCGAGCTGTCCGTTCGACGGCCCGGGCCGTGCGTCTCTGGAGAACGCCGTGTTGCGCGCCCAGCCGCTGCCGTACCAGGGCTTCGAGGACGTCTTCAAGCGAGACCTCACCTTCACGTTCAGGCCTTAA
- the tolQ gene encoding protein TolQ produces MNGGLNIFKLVTEASLPVQLVMLLLLAFSFMSWVIIIRKYRQLNEAHSNAETFEDRFWSGADLAALFREVGNREGQHGIENVFEAGFREFARQRQRRVTDADRIMEGSERAMRVAGTREIGKLEQNLEFLANVGSISPYIGLFGTVWGIMGAFQGLGEMKDVTISVVAPHISEALIATAMGLFAAIPAVWAYNRFATRVERVASRYEVFQEEFSSVLQRQIHADEAV; encoded by the coding sequence ATGAACGGTGGACTCAACATTTTCAAGCTGGTCACCGAAGCCAGCCTGCCCGTGCAGCTGGTGATGCTGCTCCTGCTGGCCTTCTCGTTCATGTCGTGGGTGATCATCATCCGCAAGTACCGCCAGCTCAACGAAGCCCACAGCAACGCCGAGACCTTCGAGGACCGTTTCTGGTCGGGCGCCGACCTGGCCGCCCTGTTCCGCGAAGTGGGTAACCGCGAAGGCCAGCACGGCATCGAAAACGTGTTCGAGGCCGGCTTCCGCGAATTCGCCCGCCAGCGCCAGCGCCGGGTGACCGACGCCGACCGCATCATGGAAGGTTCCGAGCGCGCCATGCGTGTGGCCGGCACCCGCGAGATCGGCAAGCTCGAGCAGAACCTGGAATTCCTCGCCAACGTCGGTTCGATCAGCCCGTACATCGGCCTGTTCGGCACGGTGTGGGGCATCATGGGCGCCTTCCAGGGCCTGGGCGAAATGAAGGACGTCACCATCTCGGTGGTCGCGCCGCACATCTCCGAGGCGCTGATCGCCACCGCGATGGGCCTGTTCGCTGCCATCCCGGCCGTGTGGGCCTACAACCGCTTCGCCACCCGGGTGGAGCGCGTCGCGTCGCGCTACGAGGTGTTCCAGGAAGAGTTCTCCTCGGTGCTGCAGCGCCAGATCCACGCCGACGAAGCGGTCTGA
- the ybgF gene encoding tol-pal system protein YbgF: protein MKKSLANSFTARLGVAGALASATLFACPAFAQDRLSLADRVARLEQQNQSNSGTTQLVNQVNDLQQQVAQLQGQIEELQHQNQQLQDSQKAQYADMDSRMGRLEKGGAPAGQPAAAAPVGNPAAAPPAAGAPQQAAAPAGPAPAATGAAPAATTPAEQTAYDTAFKSLRGGDYVTASRGFRDFLVKYPDSPLAPNAYYWLGESYYVTMNYPVAIEAFQRLVKNYPQSDKVSDGLLKVGYCQIELKQQDAAIATLKQVSAKYPGTKAAGLAQERLRRLQRQTAN, encoded by the coding sequence ATGAAAAAGTCTCTGGCTAACAGTTTCACGGCCAGGCTTGGCGTGGCGGGCGCACTTGCGTCCGCCACGCTTTTTGCGTGCCCGGCATTCGCCCAGGATCGCCTCAGCCTCGCCGACCGTGTCGCGCGGCTCGAGCAGCAGAACCAGTCCAATTCGGGCACGACGCAACTGGTGAACCAGGTCAACGACCTGCAGCAACAGGTCGCCCAGCTCCAGGGCCAGATCGAAGAGCTGCAACACCAGAACCAGCAACTCCAGGATTCCCAGAAGGCCCAGTACGCGGACATGGATTCGCGCATGGGTCGTCTCGAAAAGGGTGGGGCACCCGCCGGCCAGCCGGCGGCCGCCGCGCCCGTTGGCAACCCCGCCGCCGCACCGCCCGCGGCTGGTGCGCCGCAGCAGGCCGCCGCTCCCGCGGGTCCGGCCCCGGCCGCCACTGGCGCCGCCCCGGCCGCCACGACGCCGGCGGAACAGACCGCCTACGACACCGCGTTCAAGTCCCTGCGTGGCGGCGATTACGTCACCGCGTCGCGTGGCTTCCGCGACTTCCTCGTGAAGTACCCGGACAGCCCGCTCGCGCCCAACGCCTATTACTGGCTGGGCGAGTCGTACTACGTGACCATGAACTACCCGGTCGCGATCGAAGCGTTCCAGCGCCTGGTGAAGAATTACCCGCAGAGCGACAAGGTCTCCGACGGCCTGCTCAAGGTGGGTTATTGCCAGATCGAACTGAAGCAGCAGGACGCCGCCATCGCGACCCTCAAGCAGGTCTCGGCGAAGTATCCGGGCACCAAGGCCGCCGGCCTTGCACAGGAACGCCTGCGCCGCCTGCAGCGCCAGACGGCCAACTGA
- a CDS encoding YebC/PmpR family DNA-binding transcriptional regulator, which produces MGRGPSIEGRKNAEDAKRAKVFTKLIREITIATRGGVPDPAGNPRLRAAVDKALAANMTKDTIERAIKRGSGADGGADMHEVRYEGYGPAGTALIVDCVTDNQTRTVADVRAALTKLGGNMGTTNSVAFQFTRVGQVVVHTGGDADVEAKLEEAAIENNAEDIVIADGVGTVLLAADPIAVEAMRKALAAAGFDVDGSDVVMRPNGPLVTPTGEALEQFQKLLARLDSLDDVDEVYHNAVLPQEADDE; this is translated from the coding sequence ATGGGTAGAGGCCCGTCCATCGAAGGTCGCAAGAATGCCGAAGACGCCAAGCGCGCCAAGGTATTCACCAAGCTGATCCGAGAAATCACCATCGCCACCCGCGGCGGCGTCCCCGACCCTGCCGGCAACCCGCGCCTGCGCGCGGCTGTCGACAAGGCCCTGGCCGCCAACATGACCAAGGACACCATCGAGCGCGCCATCAAGCGCGGCTCGGGTGCCGATGGCGGCGCCGACATGCACGAAGTCCGCTACGAGGGCTACGGCCCCGCGGGCACCGCGCTGATCGTCGACTGCGTCACCGACAACCAGACCCGCACCGTCGCCGACGTCCGCGCCGCGTTGACCAAGCTCGGCGGCAACATGGGCACCACCAATTCGGTGGCGTTCCAGTTCACCCGCGTGGGCCAGGTCGTGGTCCACACCGGCGGCGACGCCGACGTGGAAGCGAAGCTGGAAGAAGCGGCGATCGAAAACAACGCCGAAGACATTGTCATCGCCGATGGCGTGGGCACGGTGTTGCTCGCGGCCGACCCGATCGCCGTGGAAGCCATGCGCAAGGCGCTGGCGGCTGCCGGCTTCGACGTCGACGGCTCCGACGTGGTGATGCGCCCCAACGGCCCGCTGGTGACCCCGACGGGCGAGGCCCTGGAGCAGTTCCAGAAGCTGCTGGCCCGCCTGGACAGCCTCGACGACGTCGACGAGGTCTATCACAACGCGGTGCTGCCGCAGGAAGCGGACGACGAGTAA
- the ruvB gene encoding Holliday junction branch migration DNA helicase RuvB has protein sequence MSEHRIISAAAAMDDDALEASIRPKRLAEYLGQETVREQMAIYIEAARRRQGALDHVLIFGPPGLGKTTLSHVIANELGVNVRSTSGPVLERAGDLAALLTNLEANDVLFVDEIHRLSPVVEEVLYPAMEDFQIDIMIGEGPAARSIKLDLPPFTLIGATTRAGLLTGPLRDRFGIIQRLEFYSVDELTAIVRRAAKIFGIECDLEGAIEIARRSRGTPRIANRLLRRVRDYAEVRGDGKITHALARAATDMLKVDAQGFDDLDRRLLSIIIENFDGGPVGVESLAAALSEDRGTLEDVVEPYLIQQGYLIRTARGRMASAKAWRHLGLNPPPRQSASPDLFQDTP, from the coding sequence ATGTCCGAGCACCGCATCATTTCCGCCGCCGCCGCCATGGACGACGACGCGCTGGAAGCCAGCATCCGTCCCAAGCGCCTTGCCGAATACCTCGGCCAGGAGACGGTGCGCGAGCAGATGGCCATCTATATCGAGGCCGCCCGGCGTCGCCAGGGTGCGCTCGACCACGTGCTGATCTTCGGGCCCCCGGGCCTGGGCAAGACCACGCTGTCGCATGTCATCGCCAATGAGCTGGGCGTCAATGTGCGCTCCACCTCGGGCCCCGTGCTGGAGCGCGCCGGCGACCTGGCCGCGCTGCTGACCAACCTCGAGGCCAACGACGTCCTCTTCGTGGACGAGATCCACCGCCTGTCACCCGTGGTCGAGGAAGTGCTCTACCCGGCGATGGAAGATTTCCAGATCGACATCATGATCGGCGAGGGCCCCGCGGCCCGCTCGATCAAGCTGGACCTGCCGCCGTTCACCCTGATTGGCGCGACCACGCGCGCCGGCCTGCTCACCGGCCCGCTGCGCGACCGCTTCGGCATCATCCAGCGGCTGGAGTTCTACAGCGTGGACGAGCTGACCGCGATCGTCCGCCGTGCGGCGAAGATCTTCGGCATCGAGTGCGACCTGGAAGGCGCGATCGAGATCGCCCGGCGTTCGCGCGGCACCCCGCGCATCGCCAACCGCCTGCTGCGCCGGGTCCGCGATTACGCGGAAGTGCGCGGCGACGGCAAGATCACCCACGCGCTGGCGCGTGCCGCGACCGACATGCTCAAGGTCGACGCCCAGGGTTTCGACGACCTGGATCGCCGCCTGCTCAGCATCATCATCGAGAACTTCGACGGTGGCCCGGTCGGCGTGGAATCGCTGGCCGCCGCCCTCAGCGAAGACCGCGGCACCCTGGAAGACGTGGTCGAGCCCTACCTGATCCAGCAGGGCTACCTGATCCGCACCGCGCGCGGCCGGATGGCCTCGGCCAAGGCCTGGCGCCACCTCGGGCTCAACCCGCCGCCGCGCCAGTCGGCCTCGCCGGACCTGTTCCAGGACACCCCATGA
- the ruvA gene encoding Holliday junction branch migration protein RuvA, with product MIGRLRGTLVSKQPPSLLVDVGGVGYEVDAPMSTIYDLPATGQEVTLLTHHAVKEDGVALYGFLREAERAMFRHLIKVSGIGAKIALAVLSGVSTDELSRLVHAGDVVALTKIPGIGKKTAERMVVELRDRVDATGVRLPASSAGVAAPVDPVGEATVALQQLGYKPPEATRLVSKVAAEGDTAEAIIRKALRAALGS from the coding sequence ATGATCGGCCGCCTGCGTGGCACCCTCGTAAGCAAGCAACCGCCGTCGCTCCTGGTGGACGTCGGTGGCGTCGGCTATGAAGTCGACGCACCCATGTCGACCATCTACGACCTGCCGGCCACCGGCCAGGAAGTCACCCTGTTGACCCACCATGCGGTGAAGGAAGACGGCGTGGCCCTGTACGGCTTCCTGCGCGAGGCCGAGCGGGCGATGTTCCGGCACCTGATCAAGGTCAGCGGGATCGGCGCGAAGATCGCGCTGGCCGTGTTGTCCGGCGTCTCCACCGACGAGCTGTCGCGGCTGGTGCATGCCGGCGACGTCGTGGCCCTCACCAAGATCCCCGGCATCGGCAAGAAGACCGCCGAGCGCATGGTGGTGGAGTTGCGCGACCGCGTGGACGCCACGGGCGTACGCTTGCCGGCGAGCAGCGCAGGCGTGGCGGCACCGGTCGATCCGGTCGGCGAAGCCACCGTGGCGCTGCAGCAGCTTGGCTACAAGCCGCCCGAGGCGACGCGACTCGTCAGCAAGGTGGCCGCCGAGGGCGACACCGCCGAAGCCATTATCCGCAAGGCGCTCCGCGCCGCGCTGGGAAGCTAA
- the pal gene encoding peptidoglycan-associated lipoprotein Pal: protein MNKTVTVTLAALLCVGAAACAKKNTKPAPVQETQPVATQTAPTNDGKYQPSDLDTDACLRQRVVYFDFDKNDVKPEFQQIIACHAKYLQDRPQSAMTLEGNTDERGTREYNLGLGERRGNAVSSALQAAGGSAGQVNVTSYGKEKPTCKEHNEDCWAKNRRVEIVYTAK from the coding sequence ATGAATAAGACCGTTACCGTCACCCTGGCTGCCCTGCTCTGCGTGGGTGCTGCTGCGTGTGCAAAGAAGAACACCAAGCCTGCCCCGGTGCAGGAAACCCAGCCGGTCGCTACCCAGACCGCGCCGACCAACGATGGCAAGTACCAGCCGTCTGACCTCGATACCGATGCCTGCCTCCGTCAGCGCGTCGTGTACTTCGACTTCGACAAGAACGACGTGAAGCCGGAATTCCAGCAGATCATCGCTTGCCACGCCAAGTACCTGCAGGACCGTCCGCAGTCGGCCATGACCCTCGAGGGTAACACCGACGAGCGCGGCACCCGCGAGTACAACCTGGGCCTCGGCGAGCGCCGTGGCAATGCCGTCTCCAGCGCCCTCCAGGCTGCTGGCGGTTCGGCTGGCCAGGTCAACGTGACCTCGTACGGCAAGGAAAAGCCGACGTGCAAAGAGCACAACGAAGACTGCTGGGCCAAGAACCGTCGCGTTGAGATCGTCTACACCGCGAAGTAA
- the tolR gene encoding protein TolR, producing the protein MATRNVYRRHKRKLKSEINVVPYIDVMLVLLIIFMVTTPMMNLGVDIQLPQTNAKSLQDKKDPVVVSVDEQGQIYLTANGTKREPVSIDEFKTKITAFHDANPELQVLLAGDDRVGYGKVYQILPILQEAGISKIGLMSQPQSAQNGKP; encoded by the coding sequence ATGGCTACGCGTAACGTCTACCGCCGCCACAAGCGGAAGCTGAAGTCCGAGATCAACGTCGTGCCCTACATCGACGTGATGCTCGTGCTGCTGATCATCTTCATGGTCACCACCCCGATGATGAACCTCGGCGTGGATATCCAGCTGCCGCAGACCAACGCCAAGTCCTTGCAGGACAAGAAAGATCCGGTCGTCGTCTCGGTCGACGAGCAGGGCCAGATCTACCTGACCGCCAACGGCACCAAGCGCGAGCCGGTCAGCATCGACGAGTTCAAGACCAAGATCACCGCGTTCCACGACGCCAACCCGGAGCTGCAGGTCCTGCTCGCCGGCGACGACCGCGTGGGCTACGGCAAGGTGTACCAGATCCTCCCGATCCTCCAGGAAGCGGGCATCTCCAAGATTGGCCTCATGAGCCAGCCGCAGTCCGCGCAGAATGGAAAACCGTAA
- the ruvC gene encoding crossover junction endodeoxyribonuclease RuvC: MTRILGIDPGSQRTGVGIIDVAGDGGLTHVWHGALMVGKEDTFPLRLKRIFDELCAIIGTHVPAEAAIERVFMSRNADSALKLGQARGAAVCAVVSQGIVVHEYAATEVKQAVVGTGRADKTQVQHMIGMILGLKGPLQADAADALAIAIAHAHTRSSIERVGIPRTAWRRRR, translated from the coding sequence ATGACACGCATCCTCGGCATCGACCCGGGCAGCCAGCGCACGGGCGTCGGAATCATCGACGTCGCCGGGGACGGCGGGCTGACCCACGTGTGGCATGGCGCGCTGATGGTCGGGAAGGAAGACACCTTCCCCCTGCGCCTGAAACGCATCTTTGACGAACTCTGCGCCATCATCGGCACGCACGTTCCGGCGGAAGCCGCGATCGAGCGGGTTTTCATGTCGCGCAACGCCGACTCGGCCCTGAAACTGGGCCAGGCCCGCGGTGCCGCCGTGTGTGCCGTGGTCAGCCAGGGAATCGTCGTGCACGAATACGCAGCGACCGAGGTCAAGCAGGCGGTGGTCGGTACCGGCCGCGCCGACAAGACCCAGGTCCAGCACATGATCGGGATGATCCTCGGCCTGAAGGGTCCGCTGCAGGCGGACGCGGCCGACGCGCTGGCGATTGCGATTGCCCACGCACATACCCGTTCCAGTATTGAACGCGTGGGTATCCCGCGCACCGCATGGAGACGTCGCCGATGA